tttcaaattccgcattgttttctagttattttcatttcaatgtcgagctcttgaaatcgatcgaaccacttttttcaaagcttgaaattaaaatgaaaataactagaaaacaatgcggaatttgaaaaaactttactgataataatttgtagagaataaaattggcaacaaaaaagatctcataaaattttgtgataagtctgatagtttcaccggaaaagtaaaacgatttccaactttacttcgagctctaataactttgaaacagataaatttatcgaaaaatgataagagaccttttttgtagagcattcaatttcctacaaaaatatgttttagtctattcgatctatcgatttgttaacgaggttaaaaatacttaaagctaaaaaaaaaatttttcccatgttatttaaatgggaaaatcgaatttttcagtGCTAGGTTTgaaatcgacatagaattttttttcatgcgcgaaaattttttttttgtgttgaactatggttttttccacatgtacttaaaaaaaaaacctggctccgaaatgaagcaccctaatatatatatatatacatattatactacacagaaaaaaaggatttcttagtgcaagaaatttttatttgtcccaaaaaaatttttacttgcctcaagaaattttttgaattataaattgaaaacttaaaatttcttggagcgagaataaatttttttagagcaagaaaaaattttttgaaccgagaaattttttcttgtctcaagaaaatttttgttttcaatttataatacaaaaaatttcttgcgccacgaaattttttttttctgtgtaaccgaataaatatatatctctcatatatttgaaaatatataacagtTTTTCATGGGCCAATTAATAAAAGTGACAAAATATATGGAATGAATGGagagtggggcaaaatgggccgacatttattttacatataagCCCTTATTTCTTAaggggcccattttaccccctcTTCCCTatcaaatgcaaaaaaatccattttttcctcaagctctacaattcaaaattttcaaatttgcgACCCcgatttaatgaaaattcaaaaacttttccTGTATGCTGAtgatctaaaaaataaaaattcgcatTTGAAAAACGCAaacatttcaaatttaaaatacggGTTTTCTGTTCGATGATCGAGAAGGTAaagaatgtaaataaaatataaagatatGCGACATCAACTTGTGGGCAACGAAAACGACAACAAAGATGACAACATAGACGATGTTAAACTGCAGTACGTAATCTTAAGTTTGAATCATCGGTGATTTTAAATGCAGCACAACGTTGCCGTGTAAATTGTTAACCCGAGTTTCTCGTTTCCGGTCTATCATATTGACGGAAGTCTAAGGACGTGATAGTGTGATACGTAGaaggtaaataaaatattgaaatataatTCGTTCAGTATGTTTTTAGGTGAAGAATGAAAAAGTAAACAACAATAACCAGTCACTGACAGCGTCagtggttttttaaaatttactagcatagtatttttttatgcttaagTAATCGCCGACTGCGTCAGCTTGCAGGTATTTCCAGGGAAATCGGAGTAgggaatgacaaaaaaaacgtaaacATGAAACTAAACGTGTTTAACTAGATCAGGCACGTTGTTAAACTGCGCGAAGGACATTAATAGCTTATGATAATTTCATTTGCGTCAgttggtaattaaaattttaaaacgggttggaaatataaaataaataattttataaatttatcaaaatgtttCATGCATTTCAAGTCAAAGTTGACGTAAAATAAGACAGTATTTGTGTAGATACATTTTTCTcaattacactgaaaaaaataatcggtagcagctaccgattggCAATCTGTGGCCGCTACCGATTTTTTTGGTAACagctactgattttttttcggtagctGGTACCGATTTCAATCAGTAACGGCTTCCGACATAATCGGTAGTTGTTACTGAATAATCGGTAGCTATTACTGAATAATCGGTAGccgttaccgaaataatcggtagctgttactgaaataatcggtagctgttactgaaataatcggtagctatTACTGATTAATTTTCGGTAGCCGTTACCGAAATAGTCGGTAGCTgttactgattaatttttggtagccgttaccgattatttcggtagctgttactgaataatcggtagctgttaccaaAATAGTCGGTAGCTGTTACTGAATAATCGATATCTgttactgattaatttttggtagccgttaccgattatttcggtagctattaccaaaataatcggtagctgttactaaataatcggtagctgttgctgaataatcggtagctgttactgAATAATCGGTAGCCGTTACCGAAATAGTCGGTAGTTgttactgattaatttttggtaGCCGTTACCAATTATTTCGGTAGCTattaccgaaataatcggtagctgttactgaataatcggtagctgttaccgaaataatcggtagctgttactgaaataatcggtagctatTACTGATTAATTTTCGGTAGCCGTTACCGAAATAGTCGGTAGCTgttactgattaatttttggtaGCCGTTACCAATTATTTCGGTAGCTattaccgaaataatcggtagctgttactgAATAATCGGTAGCGGCTACTGATCGccaatcggtagctgctaccgattatttttttcagtgtatttgttatttttactgtttttggaaaattttcaggaaaattttttcttgtgttggtggtccattttacctcacAGGCTTTTTCTGGTTgttaatggaaaaataaattttcctcaGGGCCCAGACTGACTATTTCCccatttttgtatttttttttttatgagtcgTAAGTGAGGATTTttccaaagaaaattttggctACAAAATGGtgtctcattttgccccatATCTTATTTTTGTAACGTATACTTACTAACTTTTCTACTTATCAATAGCTTTTaggaaaatttatgaaaaatctaaaatattgCTGTTccataatgcaaaattttgacataatgttcaaatttctcggaaaattagaaaaataccGTCGGTTCAATGCTTCATTTATGGAAGTAAAATGGGGGAAGATTgaccttgaatttttttcgacattTGAGAatgaggcaaaatgggccatagaaaaatttagtttcttAGGGAgtccatttaaaatttttcatttacgGAAAATTcagttttcataaatttttcacttttcatTTGAATGCGCAAATTTtctagattttcaaaaaataaaaatatgaaaaaatttttcttccattaattttcttgaattttcaaaaaatataacagatttttcaaaatctatttgtgcaaattttcagaatactcaaaattttgacatttttttggaaaaatctCATCTATCACTGGCCTATAAAAGTTTTAACCTTTAGATCTATTTATCGTCATGTTTTCAAAAACTGCCGCCAGATGGCCACCAGACCGATTTGTTTCCGCGTGCAGAAAATTCaccctaataaataattccaattagtaaaatttttacccccacaaaattttcaaacaaaacttactttctactaaaaaaaaaaaatccttcaatatttccaataaaataaaaataaattaaatgcataaaattttccatgaaaaaaaaattgcttagtataataaaaaatagataaaactTTCCATGCCCTTATGACtttataaaaacataattACGTCTAAAAAAACCGTTACATAAtcccattaaaattttattataattttgttattgcTACGTCGTCTCGTTTTTACCGTTAGCACACTCAGGGTTAGCGACCCGTTTTTAATATTCACCATTCTCtaaatctataaatttgtCTAGACAACAATATTAATCCACAATTCAAATTAGCCAATTACTTGCAATCTCACTTAAgattttatcttttaaaaacaacCTCGCAagtaaacaaacaaacaaaccgTCAAAATAACGAATACTTCGATAAATTTCGTTCTCGTTTCGGAAGTTTTCGGcctcgtttatttttttacccgtaATTCGGATGTTAattaacaagaaaaaattaagttattactagatttaattatttggggATCCAATGGCTTAATTAATgtcactaataataataataataataataataataataataataacaacaataataataataataataataataataataataataataataataataataataataataataatactaataataataataataataataataataataataataataataataataataataattataataataataataataataataataataataataataataataataataataataataataataataataataataataataataataataataataataataataataataataataataataataataagaataataataataataataataataaaaataataataataataaaaataataataataataaaaataataataataataataataataataataataataataataataataataataataataataataataataataataataataataataataataataataataataataataataataaaatattaaatagttaagagtaaaaatataaaaaaaatgatcgtcGGTCAAGGCCGGCTGGGACTCGATTCCACCAGTTTGACCAGCGAAAGGGGGACTTtcttatacatataaatatatataaacatatatatttgtatatatttattgtgcaGGTTGTATTGGTACAGTAGCCCGGACGATTACctcagaataaaaattaaatttatgatcgTCTTGATACATCATGCAGGAAGAAATATatcagtatatatatgtatatcaatataaatgtataagtaTAAGAGGAATGTGGTCTGAGTGGTGATGAGGATACCAGAGGATCATCAACGATTTCTCCTCGTTACCAGGTTACACTTTGATGATGTAATGGTTTATGATAAtgataagatttaaaaataagctTATAGTGAATAATGAATAGAGAattgagaaaataataattgttgagaTAAGATGGAAGATAAGGGGTGAAGTGAAAGGATGAGAGTACATGTAGtttggtaatttttaattgattagaTGGACCctttattttgttttcttggaAGTATGGAACAGTTAGAATTTAGGTTAGACCTATTATGACTTCATTGGAATAATATGTCGGACTCGATAGAACCGTTCAATGTTTTATGGTTTTCGATAGGATTTTCCGTTATGCTGATGCAATTCCGGGATCGTATTTTATGagaaagttaataaaaaatttaacttacttgtttttttcttttaatttattcttcTTGGAATTATAcggtttcattttttttttttaaatagttagttattgttattattgtcgttgttgttgacattaatatcattattgctgttgttgttgcaGTTAGTACTGTTGTTTACATTGTTGTTCTTGTTTTTGCTGCTCTTGTTGTTTtcgttgttgttgctgctggtgttattgtttttgttatcgttgttgttgttgatggTACTGTTGTTTATGTTATTGTTCTTGTTGTGGCTGCTGCTGTCATTGTTGTTTTTCTTGATGTGGTttttgctgttgttgttgttgttattgttgtttctgttgttgttattgttgttgtggtttttgctgttgttgttgttgttattgttgtttctgttgttgttattgttgttgtggtttttactgttgttgttgttgttattgttgttgtttctgttgttgttattgttgttgtggtttttgctgttgttgttgttgttattgttgtttctgttgttgttattgttgttgtggtttttactgttgttgttattgttgtttctgttgttgttattgttattgtgtttttttttgctgctgttgttgttgtttttgtagtctttgctgctgttgttattgtttttgTAGTCggtgttgttgttattattgttgttgttgctggtACTGTTGTTTATgttattgtttttgttgtggctgttgctgttgttattgttgtttctgttgttgttgttgttgttatcgTGTTGTtttttgctgctgttgttgttgtttttgtaGTCGTTGTTGTCATTGTTGTTGTTTCTGTAGTCGTTGTTGTCATTGTTGTTGTTTCTGGTACTGTTGTTTATGTTATTGTTCTTGTTGTGGCTGCTGCTGTCAttgttgtttttgttgttgtggtttttgctgttgttgttgttgttattgctgtttctgttgttgttgttattgtgttgttctttgctgctgttgttgttgtttttgtagtcgttgctgctgttgttattgtttttgtagtcgttgttattgttgttgtttctGGTACTGTTGTTTATGTTATTGTTCTTGTTGTgactgctgctgttgttgttgttttccTTGTTTTAGCTGGCGATATTATTGctgctgttttttttttgttaatatttttgtttttgttcttattaacttttattagTGATATtacttttacaaaattttggtAAGTATCGAAATTAGATACTTTGTAAGTATTTTAGTCTACGATAAAAAACctaaaatactttattttagtaaatttaattttctataaaattcttctcatattattttgtattttcaataataaaccTACAGTACCAATTTAAAGTACACAATccgaacaataataataattattattattatgtaagtgactgtggtttttttattttgttatttagatgcatttaaatttgtatttcaaataaaatcatgTCTGAATGCATCCGGCGACTTACGAAtagtatcttttatttatttactttattttttattgtttatttactctacttaagttatttattatgtagCTGGTTACTTTATAAGTTAAATTGCGTCGACTAAACAGACTTTTGGTgtcttaacaaaaaaaaaaaaaaacaaaaatgaaaataaaagatcgccaaaaagattttgttaaataaatttgcaaAGCAACGACATTGCGAtgtggcaaaaaaaaaaaataaataaaactaccgAATCGAATTCGAATATTTTGACTCCCAATGCATCTAGAATGACTTGActgacataaaaaataaataaataaataacaggCTGCTGGATATCGTTAATCGTATATCGAATTTAAGCTGATCCTTAGACTCAAAatgtggataaaaaaaatcaccgtTAATACATTATCGTTATCCTTATCGTTATCCTTAGACTAGAGCTTGTCTGCGAGCGACATTAGACGCCTACGCAATTCAaagtttaaacaaataaatattttattcatcggTGCGCCAAACGCACCTGGTTACAGGACTCtcgtatacattttatttaaatactaatttatttaacggtgatacatttattttattttagacaaaACGGACTCGAGTTTGAAGTTTtgatcaaatttatattttagtcCACGAtcctttgatttttaaatcaataaggAAGTTTttagaaattcgaaaaaaaattgatagtcAATCGGCAACTaagtgtttatttttttccgataaaaattatgaaatccTACTTTTCTAGATATCCTTcggtttataaattaaaattttggctaaattaatgaaaatacgaCTAATATATCtcaatactaatttttgaaaaattaaattttctacaaaaaagttatcaGGGATATTATCTGTAAATTCAATAGTTTAGAcacaattacaattttaaatcaagCGATAAAAATTAGagtaatcattattatttttcattttccttgttgttgttgttgttgttgttgttgctgttgatgttgagaaaaataaagtttttcaacataaagaaaaattgttgttgctgtttggtgttgttattttgtttgtagctgttgttgttattgttgttgttgttgtttctGCTGTTTTTGtagttattgttgttgttgtttttgttgttgctattgttgttgttgtcgttTCTGTTGTGGTTGTCGTTGTTGTTTCTGCtgttgtttgtttgtttgtttgtttgttgttgttgttgtttgtttgtttgtttgttgttgttgttgtttgtttgtttgtttgttgttgttgttgtttctgctgttgtttgtttgtttgttgttgttttttctGCTGTTGGTTGTTTCTGCTGTTGGTTGTttgtttgttgttgttgtttctGCTGttgtttgttgttgttgtttctGCTGttgtttgttgttgttgtttctgctgttgtttttttgtttgtttgtttgtttgtttattgttgttgttgttgtttctGCTGttgtttgttgttgttgtttgttgttgttgtttctgctgttgtttttttgtttgtttgtttgtttgtttattgttgttgttgttgtttctGCTGttgtttgttgttgttgttgttgtttgttgttgttgtttctgctgttgtttttttgtttgtttgtttgtttgtttattgttgttgttgttgtttctGCTGttgtttgttgttgttgtttctgctgttgtttgtttgtttgctgttgttttaattttgttgttCTTgtgattgttattttttttagttttattaatattaaaaaataatttaatttattattttagtatctcGTAATTgtctaaaatgttttttcgatATCGCTTAAAAAAAGTGGGTTTCCCcaatcatcaaaaaaattaattgactaacaataaaatcaataattgcTTCTAAATTGATCTGATTGTACTAATGGGAAATtatcaattacaaaatatgaagaaaaacaatttagtgatttttatatcttttattactttcaattaaaaaattatcaattgatAGTTCCATTAATAATTGGTCGAATGAAATTGAccttgaaaatttattctactactgtagagaataaaatcaattacttattaaatattatttattcaatgatTTTCACTAtcgatattataaaatataaatttatataaattagaatacataaataatgaCTAGATCATGACTTTGATGACGAGCTCAAGATAAGGGATGGCATTCATTTT
This sequence is a window from Microplitis mediator isolate UGA2020A chromosome 3, iyMicMedi2.1, whole genome shotgun sequence. Protein-coding genes within it:
- the LOC130666002 gene encoding uncharacterized protein DDB_G0292186-like, whose amino-acid sequence is MRHQLVGNENDNKDDNIDDVKLQYVILNLIIWGSNGLINVTNNNNNNNNNNNNNNNNNNNNNNNNNNNNNNNNNNNNTNNNNNNNNNNNNNNNNNNNYNNNNNNNNNNNNNNNNNNNNNNNNNNNNNNNNNNNNNNNNNNNKNNNNNNNNKNNNNNKNNNNNKNNNNNNNNNNNNNNNNNNNNNNNNNNNNNNNNNNNNIS